From Deltaproteobacteria bacterium, one genomic window encodes:
- a CDS encoding DNA starvation/stationary phase protection protein, with product MTSKERTMDIGIDAKARKQIVDGLARLLADTYTLYLKTHNFHWNVTGPQFQTLHLMFETQYTELALAVDLIAERIRALGHPAPGSYAAFGALSSIKEETGVPPATGMIEQLVQGQEAVVRTAREIFPVVDAAHDEPTADLLTQRMQVHEKTAWMLRSLLA from the coding sequence ATGACCTCGAAAGAACGGACGATGGACATCGGCATCGACGCGAAGGCGCGCAAGCAGATCGTCGATGGGCTCGCGCGGCTGCTGGCGGACACGTACACGCTCTATTTGAAGACGCATAACTTCCACTGGAACGTCACCGGGCCGCAGTTCCAGACGCTACACTTGATGTTCGAGACCCAGTACACGGAGCTGGCGCTGGCGGTGGATCTCATCGCCGAGCGGATCCGCGCGCTCGGGCACCCGGCGCCGGGCAGCTACGCGGCGTTCGGGGCGCTCTCGAGCATCAAGGAGGAGACCGGCGTGCCGCCCGCGACGGGGATGATCGAGCAGCTGGTCCAGGGCCAGGAGGCGGTGGTGCGAACCGCGCGCGAGATCTTCCCCGTGGTCGACGCTGCGCACGACGAGCCGACCGCGGATCTGCTCACCCAGCGCATGCAGGTGCACGAGAAGACCGCGTGGATGCTGCGCAGCTTGCTGGCGTGA
- the lgt gene encoding prolipoprotein diacylglyceryl transferase, translating to MYPVLFHIGSHPVTSYGLAMGIGALMLIPILRHLAPIYGQPASALYDLAFWAIAGAVTGARLLFVIVNRTYFSAHPMEVFALSDGGLDFLGAPLLGGLVAVVYSRWRKLPVVASLDILLACLSGVHIIGRLGCFFAGCCHGRATDLPWGVRFTSGAVDPALRGVPVHPTQLYEAFCELVLFTFLLRLAPKRRFDGQLALTYALAYSVIRFVIEFFRGDPVRGFVFGVLSTSQFLSLLIFAAAATALVLTLRRAPATPVAISNVGTLPSP from the coding sequence ATGTACCCCGTGCTCTTCCACATCGGCAGCCACCCGGTCACGAGCTACGGCCTGGCGATGGGCATTGGCGCGCTGATGCTGATTCCCATCCTCCGGCACCTGGCGCCGATCTATGGCCAGCCCGCGAGCGCGCTCTACGACCTCGCCTTCTGGGCCATCGCGGGCGCGGTCACCGGCGCGCGGCTGCTCTTCGTGATCGTGAACCGCACGTACTTCAGCGCGCACCCGATGGAGGTCTTCGCGCTCAGCGACGGCGGGCTCGACTTCCTCGGCGCACCGCTGCTCGGCGGCCTGGTCGCGGTCGTCTACTCGCGCTGGCGGAAGCTGCCCGTCGTGGCCTCGCTCGACATCCTGCTCGCCTGCCTCTCGGGCGTGCACATCATCGGCCGGCTGGGCTGCTTCTTCGCGGGCTGCTGCCACGGCCGCGCCACCGATTTGCCGTGGGGTGTTCGCTTCACCTCCGGCGCCGTGGATCCCGCGCTGCGCGGCGTGCCGGTCCACCCGACGCAGCTCTACGAGGCATTCTGCGAGCTGGTGCTGTTCACGTTCCTCCTTCGCCTGGCGCCCAAGCGGCGCTTCGACGGACAGCTGGCGCTCACCTACGCGCTCGCCTACTCAGTCATCCGATTCGTGATCGAGTTCTTTCGCGGCGATCCGGTGCGCGGGTTCGTCTTCGGCGTGCTGTCGACGAGCCAGTTCCTCTCGCTGCTGATCTTCGCTGCCGCTGCCACGGCGCTCGTCTTGACGCTGCGGCGCGCGCCGGCAACGCCGGTGGCCATATCGAACGTCGGGACGCTGCCGAGCCCGTGA
- a CDS encoding TPM domain-containing protein — MNLRLSMYTFVMCASGMVVECPPALAQDIPGINGHMTDPDRRLSDADKKAIEDQLSGLQEETHVDIAGWVTHAADNQVEELGARAYRQWNIGKAWDNGVFFVIPATGRAHLIVDRARPELTAAEQARVLAADRPEAPLATRLNALADTAGSLVKAKVFHARPPGPKDGRRALAYGAGAVAMALGSGLFGRRKRRPSAGSSRREEVHRPLA; from the coding sequence ATGAACCTTCGACTATCGATGTACACATTCGTGATGTGCGCGTCGGGGATGGTCGTGGAGTGCCCTCCTGCGCTCGCCCAGGACATCCCCGGCATCAACGGGCACATGACCGATCCGGATCGCCGACTTAGCGACGCGGACAAGAAGGCCATCGAGGATCAGTTGAGCGGGCTCCAGGAGGAGACGCACGTCGACATCGCGGGATGGGTGACCCACGCGGCCGACAATCAAGTGGAGGAGCTCGGCGCCCGCGCCTACCGGCAGTGGAACATCGGCAAGGCCTGGGACAACGGCGTCTTCTTCGTGATCCCCGCGACGGGTCGCGCGCACCTCATCGTCGATCGTGCGCGGCCCGAGCTCACCGCGGCGGAGCAGGCGCGCGTGCTCGCGGCCGACCGACCGGAGGCGCCGCTGGCCACGCGGCTCAACGCGCTCGCAGACACCGCGGGCTCGCTGGTGAAGGCCAAGGTCTTTCACGCGCGGCCGCCGGGGCCCAAGGACGGTCGGCGCGCGCTCGCCTACGGCGCGGGAGCGGTGGCGATGGCATTGGGATCTGGGCTGTTCGGGCGGAGGAAGCGCCGCCCCTCGGCCGGGAGCAGCCGGAGAGAGGAGGTGCACCGTCCCCTGGCATGA
- a CDS encoding cytochrome c produces MTSQRERRGRDTAVVGLLCAIALLCAAVLFLPGCGGGVGPGGLGSSGGLGDGGSNCGADTWNSFAQGFFATNCGGCHGFASSKSGVNGQAGAIRSRIDSGSMPPGGGVSSADIDRIDNWMDCGAP; encoded by the coding sequence GTGACATCGCAACGTGAACGACGCGGCCGCGACACGGCCGTCGTGGGATTGCTCTGCGCCATCGCGCTGCTTTGTGCCGCAGTGCTCTTCTTGCCGGGCTGCGGCGGCGGAGTCGGCCCGGGCGGCTTGGGATCTTCCGGTGGCCTGGGTGACGGCGGCTCGAACTGCGGCGCCGACACCTGGAACAGCTTCGCCCAGGGCTTCTTCGCCACGAACTGTGGCGGCTGCCACGGGTTCGCGTCGTCGAAGTCGGGTGTGAACGGTCAGGCAGGAGCGATTCGGTCGCGCATCGACTCCGGCTCCATGCCACCCGGCGGCGGCGTGAGCAGCGCCGACATCGACCGCATCGACAACTGGATGGATTGCGGAGCGCCCTGA
- a CDS encoding CHASE3 domain-containing protein → MPTRIVVSFAVALAVALALGVTEWEAVRARDQVGLAIRQSMHVHQALADVQGTLTDAETGQRGYLVSGDASYLQPYQDAEARLDPELARVGDLVRGSPAQVSQAFALAGLAHEKMAELRQTVTLAEHGQKDDALLQVRSGQGERLMRQIRELLDAMLQETDASFASQEQQASQVARRSMVVALGASILQALLVLGLLVLSRRDFGLRDALLERETFLRDAAVLLSSPLEHQVTLSVLARLAVPAMADWCAIDMLDETGRATRIAMEHADPAKVLLLHELEEKMAKGSKALSAFARVMATGKPEFRREVPRKLIDDAPYDDATKDVLRSLDPHSSIVVPLIARGRVIGALTLVMAESQRRYTDFDLVTAQKLAGLAALAADNSRLLAEAHQANRVKDDFLSVVSHELRTPLTAILGWAHMLGRVALSPARQQQAAAIIQRNAAAQKKLIDDLLDVSRILAGKIRVQLEPLEVSEIVDAAIQSVQPLASKREVTIEKVIAPGAHRAKADAERIQQVVWNLLTNALKFTPEQGKVTVTLSNSGPNLELTVADNGQGISPEFLPHVFERFRQAETGTERGRDGLGLGLAIAKHLVALHGGTIAASSEGEGRGATFTVSLPRLGASAEPPERPAADAANDTPDLRGSRILLVEDHADSRAMVAELLEAFNAQVAVAESAEQAEAQLQKDRFDLLISDIALPGRDGYELVRSLRKAAGVSGSIPALALTAFAHNDDHQRALSAGFDAFLPKPIDLNSLLEMVESLLHKRAAN, encoded by the coding sequence ATGCCCACACGAATCGTGGTGTCCTTCGCCGTCGCGCTCGCGGTGGCCCTCGCGCTCGGGGTCACGGAGTGGGAGGCCGTTCGCGCGCGCGACCAGGTTGGCCTCGCCATCCGCCAGAGCATGCACGTGCACCAGGCGCTCGCCGACGTGCAAGGCACGCTCACCGACGCCGAGACCGGCCAGCGTGGCTACCTGGTCAGCGGCGATGCGAGCTACCTCCAGCCCTACCAAGACGCGGAGGCGCGGCTCGACCCCGAGCTCGCGCGCGTGGGCGATCTGGTCCGCGGCAGCCCCGCTCAGGTCTCGCAGGCGTTCGCGCTCGCCGGGCTCGCCCACGAGAAGATGGCGGAGCTGCGCCAGACGGTGACGCTCGCCGAGCACGGCCAGAAGGACGACGCGCTGCTTCAGGTGCGCTCTGGCCAGGGCGAGCGGCTCATGCGGCAGATCCGCGAGCTGCTGGACGCGATGTTGCAGGAGACCGACGCGTCCTTTGCCAGCCAGGAGCAGCAAGCGTCGCAGGTGGCGCGCCGGAGCATGGTGGTGGCGCTGGGCGCGTCGATCTTGCAGGCGCTGCTCGTGCTCGGGCTCCTGGTGCTGAGCCGCCGCGACTTCGGGCTGCGCGACGCCCTGCTCGAGCGCGAGACCTTCCTGCGCGACGCCGCGGTGCTCCTCTCCTCGCCGCTCGAGCACCAGGTCACCCTCTCGGTGCTGGCGCGGCTCGCGGTGCCGGCCATGGCCGACTGGTGCGCCATTGACATGCTCGACGAGACCGGCCGCGCGACGCGCATCGCGATGGAGCACGCGGATCCGGCGAAGGTGCTGCTCCTGCACGAGCTCGAGGAGAAGATGGCCAAGGGCAGCAAGGCCCTCTCGGCGTTCGCGCGGGTGATGGCCACGGGCAAGCCCGAGTTCCGCCGCGAGGTGCCGCGCAAGCTCATCGACGACGCGCCCTACGACGACGCCACCAAGGACGTGCTCCGCTCGCTGGATCCCCACTCCAGCATCGTGGTGCCGCTGATCGCGCGAGGTCGGGTGATCGGCGCGCTGACGCTGGTGATGGCGGAATCGCAGCGGCGCTATACGGATTTCGATCTGGTGACAGCACAGAAGCTGGCGGGCCTGGCCGCGCTCGCTGCCGACAACTCGCGGCTGCTCGCCGAGGCCCACCAGGCCAACCGGGTGAAGGACGACTTCTTGAGCGTGGTGTCGCACGAGCTGCGCACCCCGCTCACGGCCATCCTCGGCTGGGCGCACATGCTCGGGCGGGTGGCGCTCTCGCCCGCGCGCCAGCAGCAGGCCGCGGCGATCATTCAGCGCAACGCGGCCGCGCAGAAGAAGCTCATCGACGACCTGCTCGATGTCTCGCGCATCCTCGCGGGCAAGATCCGCGTGCAGCTCGAGCCGCTCGAGGTGAGCGAGATCGTGGACGCGGCGATCCAATCGGTGCAGCCGCTGGCGTCCAAGCGCGAGGTGACGATCGAGAAGGTCATCGCCCCGGGCGCGCACCGGGCGAAGGCCGACGCCGAGCGCATCCAGCAGGTGGTCTGGAACCTCCTCACCAACGCGCTCAAGTTCACGCCGGAGCAGGGCAAGGTCACGGTGACGCTCTCCAACTCCGGCCCGAACCTGGAGCTCACCGTCGCCGACAACGGGCAGGGCATCTCGCCCGAGTTCCTGCCGCACGTGTTCGAGCGCTTCCGCCAAGCGGAGACGGGCACCGAGCGCGGGCGCGACGGCCTCGGGTTGGGCCTGGCCATCGCCAAGCACCTGGTGGCGTTGCACGGCGGGACCATCGCCGCGTCGAGCGAGGGCGAGGGTCGGGGCGCCACGTTCACGGTGAGCCTGCCACGCCTCGGCGCCAGCGCGGAGCCGCCGGAGCGGCCAGCAGCCGACGCGGCCAACGACACACCCGACCTGCGCGGCTCGCGCATCCTGCTGGTGGAGGATCACGCCGACTCGCGGGCGATGGTGGCGGAGCTGCTCGAGGCCTTCAACGCGCAGGTGGCGGTGGCGGAGAGCGCGGAGCAGGCGGAGGCGCAGCTCCAGAAGGACCGCTTCGACCTGCTCATCTCCGACATCGCCCTGCCCGGCCGCGACGGCTACGAGCTGGTGCGCAGCCTCCGGAAGGCTGCGGGAGTATCGGGAAGCATTCCTGCGCTCGCGCTCACGGCGTTTGCGCACAACGACGATCACCAGCGCGCGCTGAGCGCCGGGTTCGATGCGTTCTTGCCCAAGCCGATCGACCTCAACTCGCTCCTGGAGATGGTGGAGAGCCTGTTGCACAAGCGCGCGGCGAACTGA
- a CDS encoding alanine racemase — MKRRAFLQGAFAAAGALSTVSCAPSVTCESASGATESGDKCAAGTPGMPDGAYFSQLAQDLTAAGFGTPQIIIDLDRVDANADAIVGAIGKDRYRIVEKSLPSIDVLNYINTRTGVDRFLVLHLPFLPAILAAFPNAQVMVGKPQPIAAVIQFLHTYSAQDLGGVVQRVRFLADTPARARELVTLATSLSVTLQVGVEVDVGLHRGGVRTPSDLPAVLSVFTANPSAIRFAGILGYDGHVANVPAAPGLEEESIRQTFKTVTQTYQSFVDVLHAQFAGLVSDDLVFNSGGSATFPLYKDRVGPVNDVAAGGGMLRPAAYPGTLIGNLKPASFIATPVLATYDSVVLPVVTKPLETTNSDQKSFTIYGGGWAAEFVWPLGVDEAPLVNDPENENLVPNQSWMVGPSSLSISPGDWIFQHPREGDAIFQFQNILLVRGGRLQSEGWQAFPRRY, encoded by the coding sequence ATGAAACGACGCGCATTTCTTCAAGGTGCGTTCGCAGCGGCGGGTGCGCTCTCCACCGTGTCGTGCGCCCCGAGCGTTACCTGCGAATCTGCAAGTGGCGCCACCGAGAGCGGTGACAAGTGCGCCGCCGGCACGCCGGGAATGCCGGATGGAGCGTACTTCAGCCAGCTCGCGCAAGACCTGACCGCGGCCGGCTTCGGGACGCCGCAGATCATCATCGACCTCGACCGCGTCGACGCGAACGCGGACGCCATCGTGGGCGCAATCGGCAAGGACCGCTACCGCATCGTCGAGAAGTCGCTCCCCTCGATCGACGTACTCAATTATATAAATACCAGAACCGGCGTCGATCGCTTCCTCGTCCTGCACCTGCCGTTCTTGCCGGCCATCCTGGCAGCGTTTCCCAACGCGCAGGTCATGGTCGGCAAGCCGCAACCCATCGCCGCGGTCATCCAGTTCCTCCACACGTACTCCGCGCAGGATCTGGGCGGCGTCGTTCAGCGCGTGCGGTTCCTGGCCGATACGCCGGCGCGCGCCCGGGAGCTGGTGACCTTGGCGACGAGCCTGTCGGTGACGCTCCAGGTCGGCGTGGAGGTCGACGTCGGGCTGCACCGCGGCGGCGTTCGCACGCCGAGCGACCTGCCCGCGGTGCTCAGCGTCTTCACTGCCAACCCCAGCGCCATTCGCTTCGCGGGAATCCTGGGCTACGACGGCCACGTCGCGAACGTGCCCGCCGCGCCCGGGCTCGAAGAGGAGAGCATTCGACAGACCTTCAAGACCGTCACTCAAACTTATCAATCGTTCGTGGATGTCTTGCACGCGCAGTTCGCAGGGCTCGTGAGCGACGACCTCGTCTTCAACAGCGGCGGGAGCGCGACTTTTCCGCTCTACAAAGATCGGGTTGGACCGGTGAACGATGTGGCAGCCGGCGGCGGCATGCTCCGACCGGCGGCCTACCCGGGCACGTTGATTGGCAACTTGAAACCCGCGAGCTTCATCGCCACGCCGGTGTTGGCCACCTACGACTCCGTGGTGCTGCCGGTGGTCACCAAGCCGCTCGAGACCACCAACAGCGACCAGAAGAGCTTCACCATCTACGGCGGCGGTTGGGCAGCGGAGTTCGTATGGCCGCTCGGTGTTGACGAGGCGCCGCTCGTGAACGACCCCGAGAACGAGAACCTCGTCCCCAACCAGTCATGGATGGTGGGGCCGAGCTCGCTCTCGATCTCGCCAGGCGATTGGATCTTTCAACACCCGCGCGAAGGCGACGCGATCTTTCAATTCCAAAATATCCTGTTGGTCCGCGGCGGCCGCCTCCAGTCCGAGGGCTGGCAGGCGTTTCCTCGCCGCTACTGA
- a CDS encoding Crp/Fnr family transcriptional regulator — MSFKRPVSQCTACILGQASSPNRCPWSPISRAAGATLTHEGEVADRLLFVREGLVSVEPSSGPASVRGPTSLLGAEALRGGTACARAVALTPVKLCTLSVDALKHWVGDALSPARAMMELSLDEQAASQSDRHDQSGKCLARVSRFLLERAASPPVKLTKTAIARMLHMRPETYSRSLRRLVERGLVDARAPHAPRDIPALQQLARGSES, encoded by the coding sequence ATGAGCTTCAAGCGCCCCGTGTCGCAGTGCACCGCGTGCATCCTCGGTCAAGCGTCGTCGCCGAATCGCTGTCCGTGGTCGCCCATCTCCCGCGCCGCCGGCGCCACGCTGACTCACGAGGGCGAGGTCGCAGACCGGCTGCTCTTCGTTCGCGAAGGCCTGGTGTCGGTGGAGCCGTCCAGCGGCCCGGCGTCCGTGCGCGGCCCCACCTCGCTGCTCGGCGCCGAGGCGCTCCGCGGCGGGACGGCGTGCGCGCGAGCTGTCGCGCTCACGCCCGTGAAGTTGTGCACGCTCTCCGTCGACGCGCTGAAGCACTGGGTCGGCGACGCGCTCAGCCCCGCGCGCGCGATGATGGAACTCTCGCTCGACGAGCAGGCCGCGAGTCAATCCGACCGACATGACCAGAGCGGCAAGTGTCTGGCGCGCGTGAGCCGCTTTCTGCTCGAGCGCGCCGCATCGCCACCGGTGAAGCTCACCAAGACGGCCATCGCGCGCATGCTGCACATGCGGCCCGAAACGTACTCCCGGAGCCTGCGCCGGCTGGTGGAACGCGGGCTCGTGGATGCGCGAGCCCCGCACGCGCCCCGCGACATTCCCGCCCTCCAACAGCTGGCGCGCGGCTCCGAGAGCTGA
- a CDS encoding LysR family transcriptional regulator: MRHAPHPFSLRQLQYAVAVAETLSFRKAAASCAVSQPALSAQLAQLEAALGAVLFERGHGRVLLTAAGETLLPRARRLLVEADDLAEAARLLGEPLSGTLRLGVIPTVAPYLLPRVTPLVRRKLPKLMLAWSEEKTADLVVSLQAGNLDAAVVALEAEVGDVEHAVLARDPFVVAAPADHPLSKGRGPVHLSELRDEDVLLLDEGHCFRDQALAFCQRAHVHELEFRATSLATLAQMVAGGAGVTLLPELAAPTERRAANLTLRPLATSPARTLALIWRKGSPLAESLRKLAQLMKDAYPQSASR; this comes from the coding sequence GTGCGCCACGCGCCCCACCCCTTCTCGCTGCGGCAGCTCCAGTACGCCGTGGCCGTCGCGGAGACCTTGAGCTTTCGCAAGGCGGCGGCCTCGTGCGCGGTCTCCCAGCCGGCGCTGTCCGCCCAGCTCGCCCAGCTCGAAGCGGCGCTGGGCGCGGTGCTCTTCGAGCGCGGGCACGGACGGGTGCTGCTCACGGCGGCCGGCGAGACGCTCCTGCCGCGCGCCCGGCGGCTCCTCGTGGAAGCGGACGACCTCGCCGAGGCGGCCCGGCTGCTCGGCGAGCCGCTGAGTGGGACGCTGCGACTGGGCGTGATTCCCACCGTCGCGCCCTATCTGCTGCCGCGGGTGACTCCGCTCGTTCGCCGCAAGCTGCCCAAGCTGATGCTCGCCTGGAGCGAAGAGAAGACGGCCGATCTCGTGGTTTCGCTGCAAGCAGGCAACCTCGACGCCGCGGTGGTCGCGCTCGAGGCAGAAGTTGGCGACGTGGAGCACGCGGTGCTCGCGCGCGATCCGTTCGTGGTGGCGGCGCCGGCCGACCATCCGCTCTCCAAGGGGCGCGGCCCGGTGCACCTCTCCGAGCTGCGCGACGAGGACGTGCTCCTGCTCGACGAAGGGCACTGCTTTCGCGACCAGGCGCTGGCGTTCTGCCAGCGGGCGCACGTCCACGAGCTCGAGTTCCGCGCGACGAGCCTGGCGACGCTGGCGCAGATGGTCGCAGGCGGCGCGGGCGTGACGCTCCTGCCCGAGCTCGCGGCGCCCACGGAGAGGCGCGCGGCCAACCTGACGCTGCGTCCCCTCGCGACCTCGCCCGCACGGACGCTGGCGCTCATCTGGCGCAAGGGCTCGCCGCTGGCCGAGAGCTTGCGGAAGTTGGCGCAGTTGATGAAGGACGCGTACCCGCAGTCGGCTTCGAGGTAG
- a CDS encoding glycosyltransferase family 39 protein, with translation MVAPTVTPSAEPLAASSAHPALRPAITAAWAWLRVHGPISALLIVGAALRSFRLGEVSGMLIGDECWYVQDARVILGLPVMLKNLPAAPLSGLDPNSEHPPLAKLIMAGSMRLFGNTEIAWRIPSVILGTLSILLLYAIVLRLGGSRKQAWLAAFVLAFENLSFIHGRIAMLDIYVVAFVLLATWLYLTRRFELAGVVFGVAALCKVNGLFGLGAMLLYDLVRARRHLWPIPWRWLWPRARAVIFALGFFLLGLGALDAYWTEYRSPFAHLSHMFSYHASLKHVGRPEGNESTPGDWWLNGGAFNYMTWTQTVNGVSKYTVFRAAMNEYVIFAAPMALFYAAWRAWNRSRLGAFAVASLICMFGPMFAAWVLADRKSYIFYMVPSVPAIACAIALMAPKLPRPAQWGFVVAVLYAYAFNFPFKYL, from the coding sequence ATGGTTGCTCCCACCGTCACGCCGTCCGCTGAGCCGCTCGCCGCGTCCTCGGCGCACCCCGCGCTGCGCCCCGCGATCACGGCGGCGTGGGCCTGGCTGCGCGTGCACGGCCCCATCTCCGCGCTGCTGATCGTGGGCGCGGCGCTGCGCAGCTTCCGGCTCGGCGAGGTGAGCGGAATGCTCATCGGCGACGAGTGCTGGTACGTGCAGGACGCCCGGGTGATCCTCGGCTTGCCGGTGATGCTCAAGAACCTGCCCGCGGCGCCGCTGAGCGGGCTGGACCCGAACTCGGAGCACCCGCCGCTGGCCAAGCTGATCATGGCCGGCTCGATGCGGCTCTTCGGCAACACGGAGATCGCCTGGCGCATCCCCAGCGTGATCCTGGGGACGCTCTCGATCCTGCTGCTGTACGCGATCGTGCTGCGTCTCGGCGGCTCGCGGAAGCAAGCGTGGCTGGCGGCGTTCGTGCTGGCCTTCGAGAACCTCTCGTTCATCCACGGCCGCATCGCCATGCTCGACATCTACGTCGTCGCGTTCGTGCTGCTCGCGACGTGGCTCTATCTCACGAGGCGCTTCGAGCTCGCGGGCGTGGTCTTCGGCGTGGCGGCACTTTGCAAAGTGAATGGTCTCTTTGGCCTGGGGGCGATGCTGCTCTACGACCTGGTGCGCGCGCGCAGGCACCTCTGGCCGATTCCCTGGCGCTGGCTCTGGCCGCGCGCGCGGGCGGTGATCTTCGCGCTCGGCTTCTTCCTGCTCGGGCTGGGCGCGCTCGATGCGTACTGGACCGAGTACCGCAGCCCATTCGCGCACCTCTCACACATGTTCAGCTACCACGCGAGCCTCAAGCACGTGGGCCGCCCCGAGGGGAACGAGAGCACGCCCGGCGACTGGTGGCTCAACGGCGGCGCGTTCAACTACATGACCTGGACGCAGACCGTGAACGGCGTAAGCAAGTACACCGTCTTCCGCGCGGCGATGAACGAGTACGTCATCTTCGCGGCGCCCATGGCGCTCTTCTATGCGGCCTGGCGCGCCTGGAATCGCTCGCGGCTGGGTGCTTTTGCGGTCGCCTCGCTCATCTGCATGTTTGGCCCGATGTTCGCAGCCTGGGTACTTGCAGATCGCAAGTCCTACATTTTCTACATGGTGCCTTCGGTGCCGGCGATCGCCTGTGCCATTGCGCTCATGGCGCCCAAGCTCCCTCGGCCGGCGCAGTGGGGCTTCGTGGTGGCGGTGCTCTACGCCTACGCCTTCAACTTCCCGTTCAAGTACCTCTGA
- a CDS encoding Rieske 2Fe-2S domain-containing protein, translating into MGSRWMLLLRAELDRRKLLRGGALLSAVVALPSVGCGASSPDGSSTTGATGGTTTAGSTTTGASQGGFTGTTNGGSINTSTSGGSSASTGATGSGSTGTTGCSTACTQDANTFVIPVGDIPLGGGKIYSDARFTDQQCSAPGAPYSQFVVLQPTAGTFTALSTGCTHQCCSVRPMSNHNRNFLYCNCHGSGFDFYGNVLQGPATVPLTSIPVCTDGCNIYVQLA; encoded by the coding sequence ATGGGTTCCCGATGGATGTTGCTGCTCCGCGCCGAGCTGGATCGGCGCAAGCTGCTGCGCGGCGGCGCCTTGCTGAGCGCGGTCGTCGCCCTTCCTTCGGTCGGCTGTGGCGCCTCGAGCCCCGACGGCTCTTCGACGACAGGCGCCACCGGGGGCACGACCACGGCCGGTTCGACGACGACCGGCGCCAGCCAGGGCGGGTTCACGGGCACCACCAACGGCGGCTCCATCAACACCAGCACGAGCGGCGGCAGCTCGGCGTCCACGGGAGCGACGGGCTCGGGCTCGACGGGCACCACCGGTTGCAGCACAGCGTGCACCCAGGACGCCAACACCTTCGTGATCCCGGTGGGCGACATCCCGCTCGGCGGCGGCAAGATCTATAGCGACGCGCGCTTCACCGATCAGCAGTGCAGCGCGCCGGGTGCGCCCTACAGCCAGTTCGTGGTGCTGCAGCCGACCGCAGGCACGTTCACCGCGCTCTCGACCGGCTGCACGCACCAGTGCTGCAGCGTGCGCCCCATGAGCAACCACAACCGGAACTTCCTCTATTGCAACTGCCACGGCTCTGGCTTCGACTTCTACGGGAACGTCCTTCAAGGCCCGGCGACGGTTCCGCTCACCTCGATCCCGGTCTGCACCGACGGCTGCAACATCTACGTGCAGCTCGCTTGA